The Hahella sp. HNIBRBA332 genome window below encodes:
- a CDS encoding AraC family transcriptional regulator, with the protein MRKMNKGVPEIELTDRSAGTVRYIEHGFPSDLIRWHVHEEYELHFIVATTGKVFIGDYVGLFGPGQLILTGPRLPHNWISKNDPESEVELRDMLLHFNHDTIEQGIKVIPELSQLLPMLERARSGIEFIGVDLDEVRSRFAEIRDATGLARIVLFFDFMNELAAWPNYRMLSTMQINSKANETMQRKINTVVEYVINNIESPISLQEVAELVGMTDSHFSRFFRKATGNRFVEFLNRIRVSRACCLLAETDEQVASICFQVGFNNVANFNRRFQELKGLTPREYRQQATQRF; encoded by the coding sequence ATGCGGAAGATGAATAAAGGCGTGCCGGAAATCGAGTTGACGGATCGCAGCGCGGGCACCGTGCGTTATATCGAGCATGGATTCCCCAGCGATTTGATTCGTTGGCACGTGCACGAGGAGTACGAGCTGCATTTCATCGTCGCCACCACCGGCAAAGTCTTTATCGGCGATTATGTAGGGCTGTTTGGGCCGGGACAGTTGATTCTGACTGGCCCCAGGCTGCCGCATAACTGGATCAGTAAGAATGACCCGGAGTCCGAAGTGGAGCTACGGGACATGTTGCTCCACTTCAATCACGACACCATTGAGCAGGGCATCAAAGTCATTCCCGAACTGAGCCAGCTGCTGCCGATGCTGGAGCGTGCGCGCTCCGGCATCGAATTTATCGGCGTCGATCTTGATGAGGTGCGCAGCCGCTTCGCAGAGATCCGCGACGCCACCGGGCTGGCCCGCATTGTGCTGTTTTTTGATTTCATGAATGAGCTGGCGGCCTGGCCGAATTACCGCATGCTTTCCACCATGCAGATCAACTCGAAAGCCAATGAGACCATGCAACGCAAGATCAATACGGTGGTGGAGTATGTGATCAATAACATTGAATCGCCGATCAGTCTGCAGGAGGTGGCGGAGTTGGTGGGGATGACGGACAGTCATTTCTCGCGCTTCTTCCGCAAGGCTACCGGCAATCGTTTTGTCGAGTTTCTCAATCGTATCCGCGTCAGCCGAGCATGCTGTCTGCTGGCGGAAACCGATGAACAGGTGGCCAGCATCTGTTTTCAGGTGGGCTTCAATAATGTCGCCAACTTCAACCGGCGTTTTCAGGAGTTGAAGGGGCTTACGCCCAGAGAGTACCGGCAGCAGGCGACCCAGCGTTTTTAG
- a CDS encoding L-iditol 2-dehydrogenase — MSDKRSGANDATLLKLSYDRSQVRSSVVHLGVGAFHRAHQAYYFNALLAHEDCLDWGITGVNLRPADSPAFAALQAQSGSYVLKTVSPEGEARYEEIGALIRLLDGAVSPQSVDQCLADGQTQLVTITVTEGGYYLKEDGLLDVAHPEIAADLQGSGRNTLYAFLHAGLRARMQSMQGPVTLLSCDNLRHNGDTLKTGFTQYLQLVGDAELLTWLRDNASFPNAMVDRITPRLSPEHSRDVRTRFGVADALTVMAEDFVQWVIEDDFAGRRPPLERVGVTLVDQVQPYEEAKIRILNGGHTALSYLAALRGFPTYDAAVHDPELRVFVEEFEEQEAIPALGDSPLDLHAYWRKVLARFGNRNIGDRIERICADGGSKFPIFILPTLQGGFAAGRTPERTLQAIAYWYVFMQQVRAGQAPIAYYEPEWPRLEKLLSAPDALARFVADAKLWGDLPQRYPEFGDLLRRHIESASRAFNDIPSFKRKDTVSYPIENLTNLQGKTALVTGAGGGIGAAVAEAYLAAGASCVLCDLPATPSKEAAAVLEQYPERACYVQADVTDMASVDRLLAQSVERFGGVDILFNNAAVFDLAPLLESNEAMYERIFSVNVKGAFFTMQKVAQHMVDSQRQGRIINLASQAGRRGEALVSHYCASKAAIISYTQSAALALAKHNITVNGISPGVVDTPMWEQVDALFAKYENLPLGEKKRRVGLDVPLGRMGAPEDICGMALFLASPASNYITAQTFNVDGGNVMS, encoded by the coding sequence ATGTCTGATAAGCGTTCTGGGGCGAACGACGCGACTTTGCTCAAGCTGTCCTATGATCGTTCGCAAGTAAGATCGTCGGTCGTCCATCTTGGCGTAGGCGCTTTTCATCGGGCGCATCAGGCCTATTATTTCAATGCGCTGCTGGCCCATGAAGACTGCCTGGATTGGGGCATTACAGGGGTGAATCTTCGGCCCGCCGATAGCCCCGCGTTTGCTGCGTTGCAGGCGCAGTCTGGAAGCTATGTGCTGAAAACCGTCTCGCCCGAAGGTGAGGCGCGCTATGAAGAAATTGGTGCGCTGATTCGTTTGCTGGATGGCGCGGTGTCTCCGCAAAGCGTGGATCAATGCCTGGCGGACGGACAAACGCAATTGGTCACCATCACGGTGACGGAGGGCGGATACTATCTGAAGGAAGATGGCCTGCTGGATGTCGCCCATCCTGAAATCGCCGCGGATCTGCAGGGCAGTGGGCGCAATACGTTATATGCGTTCCTGCATGCAGGCCTGAGAGCGAGAATGCAGTCCATGCAGGGGCCTGTCACCCTGCTGAGCTGCGACAACCTGCGCCATAACGGCGATACCCTGAAGACTGGTTTTACCCAGTATTTGCAACTGGTCGGGGACGCCGAGCTGTTGACCTGGCTACGTGACAACGCGAGCTTCCCCAACGCTATGGTGGACCGCATTACGCCGCGCCTTTCTCCTGAACATTCCCGTGACGTAAGGACGCGATTCGGTGTCGCCGACGCGTTGACGGTGATGGCGGAAGACTTTGTGCAGTGGGTGATTGAAGATGATTTCGCCGGACGGCGTCCGCCGCTGGAGCGCGTCGGCGTGACGCTGGTGGATCAGGTGCAGCCCTATGAGGAAGCGAAAATCCGCATTCTCAACGGCGGCCATACCGCACTGTCCTATTTGGCCGCTTTGCGCGGATTTCCCACCTACGACGCCGCGGTGCATGATCCTGAGCTGAGAGTATTTGTAGAGGAATTTGAAGAGCAGGAGGCGATTCCGGCGTTAGGCGATTCGCCCCTGGATTTACACGCCTACTGGCGCAAGGTGCTGGCCCGCTTCGGCAACCGCAATATCGGCGATCGTATTGAGCGCATCTGTGCGGACGGCGGCAGCAAGTTCCCAATATTTATTCTACCGACTTTGCAAGGCGGCTTCGCCGCCGGCCGCACGCCGGAGCGAACGCTGCAAGCCATCGCGTATTGGTATGTCTTTATGCAGCAAGTGCGCGCCGGTCAGGCTCCGATTGCCTATTACGAGCCGGAATGGCCGCGGCTGGAAAAACTGTTATCCGCCCCGGATGCATTGGCGCGTTTTGTCGCCGACGCCAAGCTCTGGGGAGATCTGCCGCAGCGCTATCCTGAATTCGGCGACTTGCTGCGACGTCATATTGAGTCGGCGTCTCGCGCTTTTAACGACATTCCCTCTTTTAAAAGGAAAGACACTGTGAGTTATCCCATCGAAAACCTGACTAACCTGCAGGGTAAAACTGCCTTGGTGACTGGCGCTGGCGGCGGTATTGGCGCGGCTGTGGCGGAGGCGTATCTGGCCGCCGGCGCTTCTTGCGTGCTCTGCGACTTGCCCGCAACGCCGTCGAAAGAGGCCGCTGCAGTGTTGGAACAGTACCCTGAACGCGCCTGTTATGTGCAGGCGGACGTGACGGATATGGCGTCGGTGGACCGTCTATTGGCGCAGTCGGTTGAACGCTTTGGCGGCGTGGATATTCTGTTCAACAACGCAGCGGTATTTGACCTGGCGCCGCTGCTGGAATCCAACGAAGCCATGTATGAACGGATATTTTCCGTAAATGTGAAAGGGGCCTTTTTCACGATGCAGAAAGTGGCGCAACACATGGTAGACTCGCAGAGACAGGGCAGAATCATCAATCTGGCGTCCCAGGCTGGGCGTAGAGGTGAGGCGTTAGTATCGCACTATTGCGCGAGCAAAGCGGCGATCATCAGCTATACGCAGTCGGCGGCGCTGGCGCTGGCCAAGCACAATATCACTGTTAACGGGATCTCTCCAGGGGTGGTGGATACTCCTATGTGGGAGCAGGTGGACGCGTTGTTCGCCAAATATGAAAACCTGCCTTTGGGCGAGAAGAAACGGCGGGTGGGACTGGATGTGCCGCTTGGACGCATGGGCGCGCCGGAGGATATCTGCGGCATGGCGCTGTTTCTGGCGTCGCCGGCCTCAAACTACATTACGGCGCAGACATTCAATGTGGATGGCGGCAACGTCATGAGCTGA
- a CDS encoding ABC transporter ATP-binding protein, whose amino-acid sequence MSYLNIKDLHKHYDQYHAIRGVNLEIQEGEFIVFVGPSGCGKSTLLRLIAGLELVSEGSIHLDGRDITEAPSSKRDLAMVFQSYALYPHMTVAENLSFALRLAKRPQAEIDQKVRSVAASLQLDKLLARKPRELSGGQRQRVAIGRAIVRQPKVFLFDEPLSNLDAALRVQMRLELARLHKQLGTTMIYVTHDQVEAMTLADRVVILNQGQIEQCGSPIDLYQQPANRFVAEFIGTPKMNMLAIDQVIHGGESVEVRAADAHLRLPARVLADNVSAGWSLGVRPEHIHIAPIGDGPVQGRIELIENLGSEAYCHVQVNGCGNLVVKSAARSGLLEGQQVSLNFDAEEMRLFNPQNQAVYVNGGETAHV is encoded by the coding sequence ATGAGTTATCTGAATATTAAAGATCTGCATAAACATTACGATCAGTACCATGCTATTCGCGGCGTCAATCTGGAGATCCAGGAAGGGGAGTTTATCGTTTTCGTTGGCCCGTCCGGGTGCGGTAAATCCACGCTGTTGCGTTTGATTGCGGGGCTTGAACTGGTCTCCGAAGGCTCTATCCATCTGGACGGACGGGATATCACCGAAGCGCCGTCTTCCAAACGGGATCTGGCCATGGTGTTCCAGTCTTATGCGCTGTATCCGCATATGACCGTGGCGGAGAACCTTTCCTTCGCCTTGCGTCTGGCGAAACGACCGCAGGCGGAAATTGACCAGAAAGTGCGTTCCGTCGCCGCATCCCTGCAACTGGATAAACTGCTGGCGCGCAAGCCACGCGAGTTGTCCGGCGGGCAGCGGCAGCGGGTCGCCATAGGCCGCGCCATCGTGCGGCAGCCCAAAGTCTTTTTGTTTGACGAACCGTTGTCGAATCTGGACGCCGCTCTGCGGGTGCAGATGCGTCTTGAACTGGCGCGTCTGCACAAGCAATTGGGGACCACCATGATTTACGTGACTCACGATCAGGTAGAGGCGATGACGCTGGCTGACCGGGTGGTCATTCTCAATCAGGGCCAGATCGAACAATGCGGATCTCCCATTGACCTATACCAGCAGCCGGCGAATCGCTTTGTCGCGGAATTTATCGGCACGCCGAAGATGAATATGTTGGCGATCGATCAAGTGATTCACGGCGGCGAAAGCGTCGAAGTGCGTGCGGCTGACGCCCATTTGCGTCTTCCGGCGCGGGTGTTGGCGGACAATGTCAGCGCGGGGTGGAGTCTGGGAGTGCGGCCTGAGCATATCCATATCGCACCGATAGGCGATGGACCGGTGCAGGGGCGTATTGAACTGATTGAAAACCTGGGCTCGGAAGCCTATTGCCATGTACAGGTGAACGGTTGCGGCAATCTGGTGGTGAAATCCGCCGCGCGCAGCGGTTTGCTGGAAGGTCAGCAAGTGAGCCTGAATTTTGATGCGGAAGAGATGCGTTTATTCAATCCGCAAAATCAGGCGGTGTATGTGAATGGCGGGGAGACGGCTCATGTCTGA
- a CDS encoding carbohydrate ABC transporter permease — protein MNLKQKNQLRTWLVGVSAWGIALLLFFPILWMFLTSFKTELQAISTPPTLVFEPTLENFSLVQERSDYLKHAINSIVTSFGATILALLIAIPGAYAMAFYPGKRTKDLLLWMLSTKMLPAVGVLVPIYILFRDYGLLDTRIGLIIIFTMMNLPIVVWMLFSYFKDIPREILEACRMDGASPMGEVVKIVMPLAWGGIASTGLLSIVLCWNESFWSLNLTAADAGTLTAMIASYSSPEGLFWAKLSAASTLACAPIVAFGWLCQKQLVQGLTFGAVK, from the coding sequence ATGAATCTGAAGCAAAAAAACCAACTACGCACCTGGCTGGTGGGCGTCTCCGCATGGGGGATCGCGTTGCTGCTGTTTTTTCCGATCCTGTGGATGTTTCTGACCTCGTTTAAAACCGAGCTGCAGGCGATTTCCACGCCGCCCACACTAGTGTTTGAACCGACATTGGAGAACTTCTCTCTGGTGCAGGAGCGCAGCGATTACTTGAAGCACGCCATTAACTCCATTGTGACGTCCTTCGGCGCGACCATTCTGGCGTTGCTGATCGCCATACCCGGCGCATACGCCATGGCGTTTTATCCCGGTAAGCGCACCAAGGATCTATTGCTATGGATGTTGTCCACCAAAATGCTACCGGCGGTGGGCGTACTGGTGCCGATTTATATTCTGTTCCGTGATTACGGGCTGCTCGATACGCGTATTGGTCTGATCATCATTTTCACCATGATGAATCTGCCCATCGTGGTGTGGATGCTGTTTTCTTACTTTAAAGACATCCCCAGGGAAATACTGGAAGCCTGCAGGATGGACGGGGCCAGCCCCATGGGCGAGGTGGTGAAAATCGTCATGCCGCTGGCCTGGGGCGGTATCGCCTCCACCGGCCTGTTATCTATCGTGCTGTGCTGGAACGAGTCGTTCTGGTCTCTCAACCTGACCGCGGCGGACGCGGGCACGCTGACCGCCATGATCGCCTCTTACTCCAGCCCTGAGGGTCTGTTCTGGGCCAAGCTTTCGGCGGCTTCCACGCTGGCCTGCGCGCCCATCGTCGCGTTCGGCTGGTTGTGTCAGAAGCAGTTGGTGCAGGGCCTGACGTTCGGCGCCGTGAAATAG
- a CDS encoding carbohydrate ABC transporter permease translates to MQRAVTRTLLAPSVISLLLWMIVPLAMTIYFSTIRYNLLYPGEHNFTGLLNYEFFVTDPGFWPAVNNTLILLGSVLAITVVLGVALSALIDQPFFGRGAVRVLLISPFFVMPTVSALIWKNMMMNPVYGVFAWISQMLGMEPMDWLADVPLFSIIIMVSWQWLPFAILVFVTALQSQDTEQKEAARMDGATSWHIFRYLTIPHLARPVAVVIMIETIFLLVVFAEIYVSTGGGPGYDSTNLAYLIYSQALLQFDVGIASAGGLFAVVLANIVAFFLIRAIGKNLTV, encoded by the coding sequence ATGCAACGTGCTGTAACGCGAACGTTACTCGCTCCGTCCGTCATCTCACTGTTGTTGTGGATGATCGTGCCCCTGGCGATGACGATATATTTCTCCACCATCCGTTATAACCTGCTGTACCCTGGCGAGCATAACTTCACTGGCTTGCTGAACTACGAATTTTTCGTCACCGATCCCGGTTTCTGGCCGGCGGTGAACAATACGCTGATCCTGCTGGGATCGGTGCTGGCCATTACGGTGGTGCTTGGCGTGGCGTTGTCCGCCTTGATCGACCAGCCTTTCTTTGGTCGCGGCGCCGTGCGCGTATTGCTGATTTCTCCATTTTTCGTCATGCCTACGGTCAGCGCGTTGATCTGGAAAAACATGATGATGAACCCGGTTTATGGCGTATTCGCCTGGATTTCCCAAATGTTGGGAATGGAGCCGATGGACTGGCTGGCGGATGTCCCCCTGTTTTCCATCATTATCATGGTGAGTTGGCAGTGGCTGCCGTTTGCAATTCTGGTATTTGTCACCGCGTTGCAGTCTCAGGATACCGAGCAAAAAGAAGCGGCGCGTATGGACGGCGCCACCAGCTGGCATATTTTCCGCTATCTCACTATTCCCCATCTGGCGCGTCCCGTCGCCGTGGTGATCATGATCGAAACTATATTCCTGCTGGTGGTGTTCGCCGAAATTTATGTTTCCACCGGCGGCGGTCCCGGTTATGACAGCACCAATCTGGCGTATCTGATTTACTCCCAGGCGCTACTGCAATTCGACGTGGGCATCGCGTCCGCAGGCGGCCTGTTTGCGGTGGTGTTGGCCAATATCGTGGCGTTTTTCCTGATTCGCGCCATCGGCAAGAACTTAACGGTGTGA
- a CDS encoding sugar ABC transporter substrate-binding protein: MKFLSRAALVSAATISLGISSLASAVEEITIATVNNGHMIEMQKLSSHFEKANPDIKLKWVTLEEGVLRQNVTQDIANKSGLYDVMTIGMYETPIWGKRGWLKEIKTDASYDVDDILPAVRKGLSVDGKLYAAPFYGESSMIMYRKDLVEKAGMTIEDRPTWGHIRDVAAALHKPKDGVYGICLRGKSGWGDNMAFISTMANSFGARWFDEKWKPQLTTPAWTHAVSFYVDLLKNYGPPGSSSNSFNEILALFNEGKCGIWIDATIAASFVSDPKQSKVADKVAFAQSPVAVTDKGANWLWAWSLAIPAATKHAEAAQKFVTWATSKDYIQLVAETQGWGSVPTGTRTSTYENPEFLKAAVFAAAELKAINSANPEDNTLEPSPYIGVQFAAIPEFQAIGMATGQMLTGALTGSVSVEKALQSANVSADRQMRQSGYY, from the coding sequence ATGAAGTTTCTATCCCGCGCTGCGCTGGTTTCGGCAGCGACCATTTCCCTGGGGATCTCGTCTCTCGCGTCAGCGGTTGAGGAAATCACAATCGCTACCGTCAACAACGGCCACATGATCGAAATGCAGAAGTTGAGCAGCCATTTCGAAAAGGCCAATCCAGACATCAAATTGAAATGGGTGACGCTTGAGGAAGGCGTGTTGCGCCAGAACGTCACGCAGGACATCGCCAATAAAAGCGGCTTGTACGATGTGATGACCATCGGCATGTACGAAACGCCGATCTGGGGCAAACGCGGCTGGTTGAAGGAGATCAAAACCGACGCGTCCTATGATGTGGACGATATTCTACCGGCGGTTCGTAAAGGACTATCCGTCGACGGCAAACTCTATGCGGCGCCTTTTTACGGCGAAAGCTCCATGATCATGTACCGCAAGGACCTGGTGGAAAAAGCGGGCATGACTATCGAAGACCGACCCACCTGGGGACATATCAGAGACGTTGCGGCGGCGCTGCATAAGCCTAAGGACGGCGTTTACGGAATCTGTCTGCGCGGCAAATCCGGATGGGGCGATAACATGGCGTTTATCTCCACCATGGCCAACTCATTTGGCGCACGCTGGTTCGATGAGAAATGGAAGCCGCAGCTGACTACGCCGGCCTGGACGCACGCCGTCAGCTTCTATGTTGATCTGTTGAAGAACTACGGCCCGCCTGGCTCCAGCTCCAACAGCTTCAATGAGATTCTGGCGCTGTTCAACGAAGGCAAGTGCGGCATCTGGATCGACGCCACTATTGCTGCGTCATTCGTCAGCGATCCCAAACAGAGCAAGGTTGCAGACAAGGTCGCCTTTGCTCAATCGCCCGTCGCTGTGACCGATAAAGGCGCCAACTGGCTGTGGGCGTGGTCGCTCGCTATTCCCGCCGCGACCAAGCATGCTGAAGCGGCGCAGAAGTTCGTCACCTGGGCCACTTCCAAGGACTATATTCAACTGGTGGCCGAGACGCAGGGATGGGGCTCGGTTCCCACCGGCACGCGCACCAGCACCTACGAAAACCCTGAGTTCCTGAAAGCGGCGGTATTCGCAGCGGCGGAGCTCAAGGCCATCAACTCCGCCAATCCGGAAGACAACACACTGGAGCCGTCGCCTTATATCGGCGTGCAGTTCGCCGCTATTCCTGAGTTTCAGGCGATCGGCATGGCGACCGGGCAGATGTTGACCGGCGCCTTGACGGGCAGCGTGTCCGTTGAAAAAGCGCTGCAGTCCGCCAATGTATCGGCGGATCGTCAGATGCGTCAGTCCGGCTATTACTGA